From one Triticum urartu cultivar G1812 chromosome 3, Tu2.1, whole genome shotgun sequence genomic stretch:
- the LOC125547179 gene encoding uncharacterized protein LOC125547179 has translation MALIGSTTTRSTIVCLMVVALVVFATLVVFATISFTLPCCHAGTESTKKVVCETLDACISDAGCKAICEGSGMVFYYNACAGHDFPICCCIPM, from the exons ATGGCACTCATCGGGAGCACTACAACACGATCGACGATCGTGTGCTTGATGGTTGTTGCTTTGGTGGTGTTTGCTACTTTGGTGGTGTTTGCTACTATAAGCTTTACCTTGCCATGTTGCCATGCTGGCACTG AATCTACTAAAAAGGTGGTGTGTGAGACGCTGGATGCATGTATCTCTGACGCTGGATGCAAAGCTATCTGCGAGGGTAGTGGCATGGTTTTCTACTATAACGCGTGTGCGGGTCACGATTTTCCAATCTGTTGCTGCATACCTATGTAA
- the LOC125549164 gene encoding protein LTO1 homolog, translated as MDFLEPMIALNETHYQDGYRDGYDDGLVSGKEEGRQVGLKMGFQVGEELGFYQGCLDVWISIIRLDQDAFSARVRKYMEQLATLLSNYPLSDPENNHLQDMMKEIRLKFRVITGSLGAKLGYEGRPTSSEQDLEDI; from the coding sequence ATGGATTTTCTTGAACCAATGATAGCCTTAAACGAGACACATTATCAAGACGGTTATAGAGATGGTTATGATGATGGCTTGGTATCCGGAAAGGAAGAAGGAAGGCAGGTCGGGTTAAAGATGGGTTTCCAAGTAGGTGAAGAGCTAGGATTCTATCAGGGCTGCTTGGATGTGTGGATCTCAATAATTCGCCTTGATCAAGATGCATTCTCAGCTCGGGTCAGGAAATACATGGAGCAACTAGCTACACTTCTAAGCAACTATCCTTTGTCTGATCCAGAGAATAATCACCTTCAAGACATGATGAAGGAGATAAGGCTGAAATTCAGGGTTATCACGGGAAGCTTAGGAGCAAAATTGGGGTATGAAGGTCGTCCCACATCATCAGAGCAAGACCTTGAGGATATTTAG